The Miscanthus floridulus cultivar M001 chromosome 7, ASM1932011v1, whole genome shotgun sequence genome includes a region encoding these proteins:
- the LOC136464793 gene encoding very-long-chain aldehyde decarbonylase GL1-6-like, whose amino-acid sequence MASKPGPLSRWPWQDLGNYKYALVAPWAVRSTYRFVTSGSGERDLLAFAVLPVLLLRLLHSQLWITVSRHQTARSRHRIVDKSLDFDQVDRERNWDDQILLTALLFYVVNAAVPAAQSVSWWNSKGLVMAALLHAGPVEFLYYWLHRALHHHFLYARYHSHHHASIVTEPITSVIHPFAEEVVYFTLFAIPLLTMVGTGTASVAVANGYLIYIDFMNYLGHCNFELVPKLLFDVFPPLKYLVYTPSFHSLHHTQFRTNYSLFMPLYDHLYGTADKSSDDLYERALQCREEAPDVVHLTHLTTPASLLRLRLGFASLAAAPAPLASRCTGLLSAPARPLTALVAALLGRTTAFRSEANRLHKLNLETWVVPTYTSQYQSKQGLYAVGRLVEKAVADAEASGARVLTLGLLNQANELNKNGELYVIRKPDLRTKIVDGTSLAAAAVLHMIPRGTADVLLLGDAGGKMAAVLASALCEREIQVQTVDKDLYESLKQELRPETHEHLLLLSGWSHCSSKVWLVGDKLTGEEQRRAQVGVHFVPYSQFPPDGVRGDCVYHSTPALVVPDAFENLHACENWLPRRVMSAWRAAGIVHALQGWDDHECGARVTGVDKAWRAALAHGFRPYDRHDAK is encoded by the exons ATGGCCTCAAAGCCTGGACCTCTCAGTCGCTGGCCATGGCAAGATCTTGGAAACTACAAG TACGCGCTGGTGGCTCCATGGGCGGTTCGCAGCACGTACAGGTTCGTGACGAGCGGGAGCGGGGAGCGTGACCTGCTCGCCTTCGCCGTGCTGCCggtgctcctcctccgcctcctccacaGCCAGCTCTGGATCACCGTGTCCCGCCACCAGACGGCCCGGAGCAGGCACCGAATCGTCGACAAGAGCCTCGACTTCGACCAGGTCGACAGGGAGAGGAACTG GGACGACCAGATCCTGCTGACGGCGCTGCTCTTCTACGTGGTGAACGCGGCGGTGCCGGCGGCGCAGTCTGTGTCGTGGTGGAACTCCAAGGGGCTGGTAATGGCTGCCCTCCTCCACGCCGGCCCCGTGGAGTTCTTGTACTACTGGCTCCACCGCGCCCTGCACCACCACTTCCTCTACGCCCGGTACCACTCGCACCACCACGCCTCCATCGTCACCGAGCCCATCACAT cGGTGATCCATCCGTTCGCGGAGGAGGTGGTGTACTTCACCCTGTTCGCCATCCCGCTGCTCACCATGGTGGGCACGGGCACCGCCTCCGTGGCCGTGGCCAACGGCTACCTCATCTACATCGACTTCATGAACTACCTCGGCCACTGCAACTTCGAGCTCGTGCCCAAGCTCCTCTTCGACGTCTTCCCTCCCCTCAAATACCTGGTGTACACGCCGTCGTTCCACTCGCTGCACCACACGCAGTTCCGCACCAACTACTCGCTCTTCATGCCGCTCTACGACCACCTCTACGGCACGGCCGACAAGTCCAGCGACGACCTGTACGAGCGCGCGCTGCAATGCCGGGAGGAGGCGCCCGACGTCGTCCACCTCACGCACCTCACCACGCCGGCGtccctcctccgcctccgcctcggcTTCGCGTCCCTCGCCGCCGCGCCGGCGCCGCTCGCGTCCCGCTGCACCGGCCTCCTGTCGGCGCCGGCGCGCCCGCTGACCGCGCTCGTCGCCGCGCTCCTCGGCCGGACCACCGCCTTCAGGTCCGAGGCCAACAGGCTCCACAAGCTCAACCTCGAGACGTGGGTCGTTCCAACATACACCTCTCAG TATCAGTCCAAGCAAGGTCTGTACGCAGTGGGGCGCCTGGTGGAGAAGGCGGTGGCAGACGCCGAGGCAAGTGGCGCCAGAGTGCTCACGCTGGGTCTACTGAACCAG GCAAACGAGCTGAACAAGAACGGCGAGCTCTACGTCATCAGGAAACCTGACCTGAGGACCAAGATCGTCGACGGGACCagcctggccgccgccgccgtgctccaCATGATCCCTCGGGGCACCGCCGACGTGCTCCTCCTCGGAGACGCCGGCGGCAAGATGGCGGCCGTGCTGGCTTCGGCGCTCTGCGAACGCGAGATTCAG GTTCAGACGGTCGACAAGGACCTGTACGAGTCTCTGAAGCAGGAGCTGCGCCCAGAGACGCACGAGCATCTTCTTCTCCTTTCAGGCTGGAGTCACTGCAGCAGCAAGGTGTGGCTCGTCGGCGACAAGCTGACGGGCGAGGAGCAGAGGAGAGCCCAGGTCGGCGTCCACTTCGTGCCATACTCGCAGTTCCCTCCCGACGGCGTCCGCGGCGACTGCGTCTACCACAGCACCCCGGCGCTGGTGGTTCCGGACGCCTTCGAGAACCTCCATGCCTGCGAG AACTGGCTGCCGCGGAGGGTGATGAGCGCGTGGCGCGCGGCGGGCATCGTGCACGCGCTCCAGGGCTGGGACGACCACGAGTGCGGCGCCAGGGTCACCGGCGTCGACAAAGCATGGCGCGCCGCGCTCGCACACGGCTTCCGCCCCTACGACCGCCATGACGCCAAGTGA